In Macadamia integrifolia cultivar HAES 741 chromosome 5, SCU_Mint_v3, whole genome shotgun sequence, a single window of DNA contains:
- the LOC122080096 gene encoding B3 domain-containing protein Os12g0592300-like isoform X3, whose protein sequence is MEHTCRECKKWQEHWYWNHLEPTQIRFSRIITATFINQGLVVPIKIVSKFTEQLVNTTILKNLSGKTWTIGLEERHGELVFQQGWAAFVSYYSLKQGDIMTFQYGGDSTFTVSMFDGESGYEKVGLPVPNLQGRETNVHVEYSREGSLLDDSSSDESSQPSSPMNNNNTRVTVESEQSDDGKSGHGKAKAETQTQTESESEDYNLPRKKARNAESSSRMHRRSTRLSTSRKGKSVCKDMNSRVYADTGRRVINLDKTYPTHFLSGRRPVSRAEIEKTYQLASAFPSNKPSFTVSMLPTHVSRRFFLTIRKEFLKKHIPESTKEVVLRVPPDHPTTSRK, encoded by the exons ATGGAACACACATGCCGTGAATGCAAGAAGTGGCAAGAACATTGGTACTGGAATCACCTTGAACCAACTCAAATTCGTTTCTCCAGGATTATCACTGCCACATTCATTAATCAAGGATTG GTTGTTCCAATAAAAATTGTCTCCAAGTTCACCGAACAACTTGTGAACACTACAATTCTGAAGAACCTGAGTGGAAAAACATGGACCATAGGACTAGAAGAAAGGCATGGGGAGTTAGTTTTTCAACAGGGCTGGGCTGCTTTTGTGAGTTATTACTCTCTGAAGCAAGGAGACATAATGACTTTTCAGTATGGAGGGGATTCCACATTCACTGTCTCTATGTTTGATGGTGAGAGTGGTTATGAGAAGGTAGGCCTCCCAGTACCAAACTTACAAGGAAGGGAGACCAACGTTCATGTGGAGTACTCCAGAGAAGGTTCTCTCTTAGATGATTCTTCTTCAGATGAATCCAGTCAACCCAGCTCACCcatgaacaacaacaacactaGAGTTACTGTGGAGAGTGAACAATCAGATGATGGTAAATCGGGTCATGGTAAGGCAAAGGCTGAGACTCAGACTCAGACTGAATCAGAGAGTGAAGATTACAATCTACCGAGGAAGAAGGCTAGAAATGCTGAAAGCAGTTCAAGGATGCACCGGCGTTCCACTCGTCTGTCCACctcaaggaaaggaaaatctgtTTGCAAAGACATGAACTCAAGAG TATATGCAGATACTGGTAGAAGGGTCATCAATCTAGATAAGACCTATCCCACTCATTTTTTGTCAGGAAGAAGACCAGTATCTAGAGCAGAGATAGAGAAAACTTATCAACTGGCTAGTGCATTTCCATCAAACAAGCCCAGTTTTACTGTTTCCATGCTGCCCACCCATGTTAGCAGAAGGTTTTTCTTG